One window from the genome of Aricia agestis chromosome 6, ilAriAges1.1, whole genome shotgun sequence encodes:
- the LOC121727555 gene encoding ELKS/Rab6-interacting/CAST family member 1-like, producing MKVIDLEIELNESSLILSEILKISDGQDLNTIKKSKSFFELQKSGKVVDRLDKCRFSKSYNDINSLYGDRNIQANLNKLTRKVCNLTKEIEIKNSKIIEQQRCISILEDALRDNNNIAEFEQLLAVIRSKDERINDLERIINNKSGAISKIFKDKRILELEDALKESFLIAAEREKVFYEEEQQRIEALQKMKKMEQRLLSLQNASIMNCETCSTTLQRLKQVEESLNASETSREAILKHLSFSIQDLLEKAISEKDSQIAELEVKGVLTETETNSCDNLKKEKDKLLERLKIENELIIKFEKGLNECILQEGDVIPLTLADELLAADGNDDIVWEEDIPATVL from the exons ATGAAAGTAATAGACCTAGAAATAGAACTCAACGAATCGTCGCTAATACTTTCCGAAATACTCAAAATATCAGATGGTCAAGATTTAAATACGATAAAAAAGAGCAAAAGTTTCTTTGAACTCCAAAAGAGCGGTAAGGTAGTGGATAGATTAGATAAGTGCAGATTTAGCAAGAGCTACAATGACATAAACAGCTTGTACGGAGATAGGAACATTCAGGCTAACCTAAACAAACTCACCCGAAAGGTATGCAATCTCACTAAGGAAATCGAAATCAAAAATTCCAAAATAATTGAGCAACAGAGATGTATTTCTATCTTAGAGGATGCTCTGAGAGACAACAATAACATAGCTGAGTTTGAACAACTCCTCGCTGTAATTAGAAGTAAAGACGAAAGGATTAACGATTTGGAAAGAATAATTAACAACAAGTCAGGAGCGATCTcgaaaatatttaaagataaaagaatACTAGAATTGGAAGATGCCTTGAAAGAATCATTTTTAATAGCTGCGGAAAGAGAAAAGGTATTTTATGAGGAAGAACAACAAAGGATTGAGGCTTTACAAAAG ATGAAAAAAATGGAACAGCGTTTGTTGTCTTTGCAAAACGCATCGATTATGAACTGCGAGACGTGCTCAACAACACTGCAACGTCTAAAACAGGTTGAAGAGTCACTGAATGCTTCTGAAACATCGCGAGAAGCAATACTGAAACATTTGTCCTTTTCCAT ACAAGACCTGTTAGAGAAAGCAATAAGTGAGAAGGATTCACAGATCGCAGAACTGGAGGTAAAAGGAGTGTTAACTGAGACAGAAACCAATTCTTGTGATAATCTTAAGAAGGAAAAGGACAAATTGCTTGAGAGATTAAAAATAGAG AACGAACTTATCATAAAATTCGAGAAAGGCTTGAACGAATGTATACTGCAGGAGGGAGATGTTATACCTTTGACGTTGGCTGATGAACTGTTAGCCGCTGACGGCAACGACGACATAGTTTGG GAGGAGGACATCCCAGCGACTGTGTTGTGA